Proteins from one Leptonema illini DSM 21528 genomic window:
- a CDS encoding DinB family protein, with product MSLEEQFPSEIPLPDAIQNPEELLAAWKNVRSTIEQILKSIEDRGFVEASPQGGWNAGQNAEHLYKTQYGYARMIPATLKGRIGMDASELKKLSYKSLFRRASEPGKAKNPESVSPTETWSKERSLKELPKAMQILEENFRGRTVEELRSRGFPHPLFGPVSLLDWTYILTAHEIAHGRSLARKYGL from the coding sequence ATGTCGTTAGAAGAACAATTCCCGTCTGAGATCCCCCTGCCCGACGCCATTCAGAATCCCGAAGAGCTGTTAGCGGCCTGGAAGAATGTTCGCTCCACGATAGAACAGATATTAAAAAGCATCGAAGACAGGGGCTTCGTCGAAGCCTCGCCGCAAGGAGGCTGGAATGCCGGCCAGAATGCCGAGCATCTGTATAAAACGCAGTATGGCTATGCGCGTATGATTCCGGCGACACTGAAAGGTCGTATCGGTATGGATGCATCGGAGCTAAAAAAGCTCTCGTATAAATCGCTCTTTCGTCGCGCATCGGAACCTGGCAAAGCAAAGAATCCGGAAAGCGTTTCGCCGACAGAAACATGGAGCAAGGAACGTTCGCTTAAAGAGCTTCCGAAAGCCATGCAGATACTGGAAGAGAATTTTCGCGGCCGAACGGTTGAAGAGCTTCGCAGCCGGGGATTCCCGCATCCGCTTTTCGGGCCCGTATCGCTTCTTGACTGGACCTACATCCTGACGGCGCACGAAATCGCCCACGGGCGTTCCCTGGCGCGCAAATACGGCCTTTAG